A single genomic interval of Streptomyces graminofaciens harbors:
- the polA gene encoding DNA polymerase I, protein MAETASKTTDKTAGGTRPRLMLMDGHSLAYRAFFALPAENFTTASGQPTNAIYGFASMLANTLRDEAPTHFAVAFDVSRKTWRSEEFTEYKANRSKTPDEFKGQVELIGELLDAMRVSRFAIDGFEADDVIATLVTQAEAEGFEVLIVTGDRDSFQLVTEHTTVLYPTKGVSELTRFTPEKVFEKYGLTPAQYPDFAALRGDPSDNLPGIPGVGEKTAAKWINQFGSFAELVERVEEVKGKAGQNLRDHLESVKLNRRLTEMVRTVELPKGVTDLERAPYDRKTLAMILDTLEIRNPSLRERLLAVDPGAEEADASAPVAAGVEVDGSVLGSGELAPWLAEHGTELLGVATVDTWALGAGSVAEVALAAAQGAAAWFDPTQIDEADEQAWAAWLADAARPKVFHNAKGAMRVFAEHGWSVEGVGMDTALAAYLVKPGRRSFDLDALSLEYLGRELAPAATADGQLAFGADEGAEADALMVQARAILDLGEAFGERLAEVGAAELLRDMELPTSALLARMERHGIAADKAHLEAMEQMFAGAVQQAVKEAHAAAGHEFNLGSPKQLQEVLFGELGLPKTKRTKTGYTTDADALAWLATQTDNELPVIMLRHREQAKLRVTVEGLIKTIAADGRIHTTFNQTVAATGRLSSVDPNLQNIPVRTDEGRAIRRGFVVGEGFDSLMTADYSQIELRVMAHLSEDEGLIEAFTSGEDLHTTVASQVFSVERSAVDAEMRRKIKAMSYGLAYGLSAFGLSQQLNIEAGEARALMDTYFERFGGVRDYLRRAVDEARATGYTATLFGRRRYLPDLNSDNRQRREAAERMALNAPIQGTAADIVKIAMLNVGRALDEAGLASRMLLQVHDEVVLEIAPGERERAEELVRREMAAAVDLKAPLDVSVGHGADWESAAH, encoded by the coding sequence GTGGCAGAAACAGCATCGAAGACGACCGACAAGACCGCCGGCGGCACGCGGCCCCGCCTGATGCTCATGGACGGGCACTCCCTGGCCTACCGCGCGTTCTTCGCGCTGCCCGCGGAGAACTTCACGACCGCGTCCGGCCAGCCGACCAACGCGATCTACGGCTTCGCGTCGATGCTCGCCAACACGCTGCGCGACGAGGCGCCCACGCACTTCGCGGTGGCGTTCGACGTCTCCCGCAAGACCTGGCGCTCCGAGGAGTTCACGGAGTACAAGGCGAACCGTTCCAAGACCCCGGACGAGTTCAAGGGCCAGGTCGAGCTGATCGGCGAGCTGCTCGACGCGATGCGTGTCTCGCGCTTCGCGATCGACGGCTTCGAGGCCGACGACGTCATCGCCACCCTCGTCACCCAGGCCGAGGCCGAGGGCTTCGAGGTCCTCATCGTCACCGGCGACCGTGACTCCTTCCAGCTCGTCACCGAGCACACCACCGTGCTCTACCCCACGAAGGGCGTCTCGGAGCTGACCCGGTTCACCCCGGAGAAGGTGTTCGAGAAGTACGGCCTGACCCCGGCCCAGTACCCCGACTTCGCGGCGCTGCGCGGCGACCCGTCGGACAACCTCCCCGGCATCCCCGGCGTCGGCGAGAAGACCGCCGCGAAGTGGATCAACCAGTTCGGGTCGTTCGCCGAGTTGGTCGAGCGCGTCGAGGAGGTCAAGGGCAAGGCGGGCCAGAACCTCCGCGACCACCTGGAGTCGGTCAAGCTCAACCGCCGTCTCACGGAGATGGTGCGTACGGTCGAACTGCCCAAGGGCGTCACCGACCTGGAGCGCGCCCCGTACGACCGCAAGACGCTCGCGATGATCCTGGACACCTTGGAGATCCGTAACCCCTCGCTGCGCGAGCGCCTGCTGGCCGTCGACCCGGGCGCCGAGGAGGCCGACGCGAGCGCGCCGGTCGCCGCGGGCGTCGAGGTGGACGGCTCGGTGCTCGGCTCGGGCGAGCTGGCTCCCTGGCTCGCCGAGCACGGCACGGAGCTCCTCGGTGTGGCCACGGTCGACACCTGGGCGCTGGGCGCGGGCTCGGTCGCGGAGGTCGCGCTCGCGGCGGCCCAGGGAGCGGCCGCCTGGTTCGACCCGACGCAGATCGACGAGGCCGACGAGCAGGCGTGGGCGGCCTGGCTCGCCGACGCGGCCCGGCCGAAGGTGTTCCACAACGCCAAGGGCGCGATGCGGGTCTTCGCCGAGCACGGCTGGTCGGTCGAGGGCGTCGGCATGGACACCGCGCTCGCCGCCTACCTGGTCAAGCCGGGCCGCCGCTCCTTCGACCTGGACGCGCTGTCCCTGGAGTACCTGGGCCGTGAGCTGGCCCCCGCCGCCACGGCCGACGGACAGTTGGCCTTCGGCGCGGACGAGGGCGCCGAGGCCGACGCGCTCATGGTGCAGGCCCGCGCGATCCTCGACCTCGGCGAGGCCTTCGGGGAGCGCCTGGCGGAGGTGGGCGCGGCCGAGCTGCTGCGGGACATGGAGCTGCCCACGTCCGCGCTGCTGGCCCGCATGGAGCGGCACGGCATCGCGGCGGACAAGGCCCATCTGGAGGCCATGGAGCAGATGTTCGCCGGTGCCGTGCAGCAGGCGGTGAAGGAGGCGCACGCGGCGGCGGGGCACGAGTTCAACCTGGGCTCGCCCAAGCAGCTCCAGGAGGTCCTCTTCGGCGAGCTGGGCCTGCCCAAGACCAAGCGCACGAAGACGGGCTACACCACGGACGCGGACGCGCTCGCCTGGCTGGCCACGCAGACGGACAACGAACTGCCGGTCATCATGCTCCGCCACCGCGAGCAGGCGAAGCTGCGCGTCACGGTCGAGGGCCTGATCAAGACCATCGCCGCGGACGGCCGTATCCACACGACCTTCAACCAGACGGTCGCCGCGACGGGCCGCCTCTCCTCCGTCGACCCGAACCTGCAGAACATCCCGGTCCGCACGGACGAGGGCCGCGCCATCCGCCGCGGCTTCGTCGTCGGCGAGGGCTTCGACTCGCTGATGACGGCGGACTACAGCCAGATCGAGCTGCGCGTGATGGCCCACCTCTCCGAGGACGAGGGCCTGATCGAGGCGTTCACCTCCGGCGAGGACCTGCACACCACGGTCGCCTCCCAGGTCTTCTCGGTCGAGCGCTCGGCCGTGGACGCGGAGATGCGCCGCAAGATCAAGGCCATGTCGTACGGCCTCGCGTACGGCCTGTCGGCGTTCGGCCTCTCCCAGCAGCTGAACATCGAGGCGGGCGAGGCGCGGGCGCTGATGGACACGTACTTCGAGCGCTTCGGCGGAGTACGGGACTATCTGCGCCGCGCAGTGGACGAGGCGAGGGCGACGGGCTACACGGCGACGCTCTTCGGGCGCCGCCGCTACCTCCCCGACCTCAACAGCGACAACCGTCAGCGCCGCGAGGCCGCGGAGCGGATGGCGCTGAACGCGCCCATCCAGGGCACGGCCGCCGACATCGTCAAGATCGCCATGCTCAACGTCGGCCGTGCCCTGGACGAGGCGGGCCTGGCCTCCCGGATGCTCCTCCAGGTCCACGACGAAGTCGTCCTGGAGATCGCCCCCGGCGAGCGTGAGCGCGCGGAGGAACTGGTCCGCCGCGAGATGGCTGCCGCCGTGGATCTGAAGGCCCCGCTGGACGTCTCGGTGGGCCACGGCGCGGACTGGGAGTCGGCGGCGCACTAG
- a CDS encoding DUF4184 family protein translates to MPFTLSHAAAVLPALRGDGTGRGPLVPSVLVAGSFAPDMTYYAASVLPGAMEFGEVTHSFAGVLGVDVLVAWGLVGLWLVLREPLVALLPRARQERPAALVRCGTRPRPVSPSVTLWWYVSAALGALTHVVWDSFTHLDQWGMRTFPVLGEKIAGFPMYWYLQYGGSAVAAVVLAVFVTRALRRQPGSAPVGVPVLSSSDRWVAALVIGGCALVAAVQRVARWWAYWGAAAKPYEVIPTVCFGAGAGLVPGLLLYAVGVRVWRPAPAAASGADVAEDSSVRR, encoded by the coding sequence TTGCCGTTCACGCTCAGCCATGCGGCCGCCGTGCTGCCCGCCCTGCGCGGGGACGGAACCGGGCGCGGCCCACTGGTGCCGTCGGTACTCGTCGCCGGGTCGTTCGCGCCCGATATGACGTACTACGCGGCGAGTGTGCTGCCCGGAGCCATGGAATTCGGCGAAGTCACACACTCGTTCGCCGGTGTCCTCGGTGTCGACGTCCTCGTCGCCTGGGGGTTGGTGGGGCTGTGGCTGGTCCTGCGCGAACCACTGGTCGCGCTGTTGCCGCGGGCACGGCAGGAGCGGCCGGCGGCGCTGGTGCGCTGTGGGACGCGGCCGCGCCCGGTGAGCCCGTCCGTGACGCTCTGGTGGTACGTCTCCGCCGCCCTCGGCGCACTGACCCACGTCGTGTGGGACTCCTTCACGCATCTCGACCAGTGGGGGATGCGGACGTTCCCCGTGCTGGGCGAGAAAATCGCGGGCTTCCCCATGTACTGGTACCTGCAGTACGGCGGCTCGGCGGTCGCGGCGGTCGTGCTCGCGGTGTTCGTGACCCGCGCGCTGCGGCGGCAGCCGGGGAGCGCGCCGGTGGGCGTGCCCGTGCTGTCCTCGTCCGACCGGTGGGTGGCGGCCCTGGTGATCGGGGGCTGCGCACTGGTGGCGGCCGTGCAACGGGTGGCCCGGTGGTGGGCCTACTGGGGTGCGGCGGCCAAGCCCTACGAGGTGATCCCGACGGTGTGCTTCGGGGCGGGCGCGGGGCTGGTGCCCGGCCTGCTCCTGTACGCGGTCGGGGTCAGGGTCTGGCGCCCGGCTCCCGCTGCGGCGAGCGGAGCCGACGTGGCGGAGGACAGCTCGGTGCGGCGCTGA
- a CDS encoding lytic transglycosylase domain-containing protein, with the protein MAAQFGKRLRKGAATTALAAATVAALAASQAPGVITDSAGRETAGAPTPDASPQADDTASGNSRYYTDLPPLESPNATPGTGDSSGAATGTAERGIPATVLDAYKKAEASLRDSKPGCNLPWQLLAAIGKVESGQARGGRVDADGTTYSKILGPVLSGGAFANISDTDNGAYDGDSTYDRAVGPMQFIPSTWEWAGRDGNGDGAKDPNNIYDAALAAGNYLCRFDWDLSNSGNLRSAILSYNNSTAYYNLVMRWLDYYREGAHEIEDGTGSLPNTPSGGGSGSGNSTPSPSPTPPATDKPGNDKPGGGGGGGGSTTPPTPPPTTPPTPPSTPTDTVHHLEDAGTDALAATAGDTFADKVSVRTETKAGKAVAKVRVRFTIVGDTDTVFSGGESVATIVTDKSGKAVAPALLAGEKTGGFKVRATVVGRTVTALDFAATVTARQADALARTTTTELTCVPNGEFAEQVEVKATYKGELADKVAATATLIKSAEDATENDKGPYFKDANGKTVRTLTGLQTDAGGVLKLPKLYSDDAVGTFLLRVTTEGGATLTVELKVEAPATASPSPSPSPSA; encoded by the coding sequence ATGGCGGCGCAGTTCGGCAAGAGGCTCCGCAAGGGGGCGGCGACCACCGCTCTGGCCGCGGCCACGGTGGCGGCACTGGCCGCTTCGCAGGCCCCGGGAGTGATCACCGACAGCGCGGGCAGAGAGACGGCGGGCGCTCCCACGCCCGACGCCAGCCCCCAGGCCGACGACACCGCGTCCGGCAACTCGCGCTATTACACGGACCTTCCGCCCCTGGAGAGCCCCAACGCCACCCCGGGCACGGGCGACTCCTCCGGTGCGGCGACGGGCACGGCCGAGCGCGGCATACCCGCGACCGTCCTCGATGCCTACAAGAAGGCCGAGGCGTCCCTGCGCGACTCCAAGCCCGGCTGCAACCTGCCCTGGCAGCTCCTCGCCGCGATCGGCAAGGTCGAGTCCGGCCAGGCCCGCGGCGGCCGCGTCGACGCCGACGGCACGACGTACTCGAAGATCCTCGGCCCCGTCCTCAGCGGCGGCGCTTTCGCGAACATCAGCGACACCGACAACGGCGCGTACGACGGCGACAGCACGTACGACCGCGCGGTCGGCCCCATGCAGTTCATCCCCTCCACCTGGGAGTGGGCGGGCCGCGACGGCAACGGCGACGGCGCCAAGGACCCCAACAACATCTACGACGCCGCCCTGGCCGCCGGCAACTACCTGTGCCGCTTCGACTGGGACCTGTCCAACTCGGGCAACCTGCGCAGCGCCATCCTCAGCTACAACAACTCGACGGCGTACTACAACCTCGTCATGAGGTGGCTGGACTACTACCGCGAGGGCGCCCACGAGATCGAGGACGGCACCGGCTCGCTGCCCAACACGCCGAGCGGCGGCGGCAGCGGGAGCGGCAACTCGACGCCGAGCCCCAGCCCGACGCCGCCGGCGACGGACAAGCCGGGCAACGACAAGCCGGGCGGCGGCGGAGGCGGAGGCGGCTCCACCACCCCGCCCACCCCGCCGCCGACCACTCCGCCGACCCCTCCGTCCACGCCCACCGACACGGTCCACCACCTGGAGGACGCGGGTACGGACGCGCTCGCCGCGACGGCCGGCGACACCTTCGCCGACAAGGTCTCCGTCCGCACGGAGACCAAGGCGGGCAAGGCCGTGGCGAAGGTCCGTGTCCGCTTCACCATCGTCGGCGACACGGACACTGTCTTCTCCGGCGGCGAGAGCGTCGCCACGATCGTCACCGACAAGTCGGGCAAGGCCGTCGCGCCCGCGCTCCTGGCCGGTGAGAAGACCGGCGGCTTCAAGGTCCGCGCCACCGTCGTCGGCCGTACCGTGACCGCCCTCGACTTCGCGGCGACCGTCACCGCCCGCCAGGCCGACGCCCTCGCCCGTACGACCACCACCGAGCTGACCTGCGTCCCGAACGGCGAGTTCGCCGAGCAGGTCGAGGTGAAGGCCACCTACAAGGGCGAGCTCGCCGACAAGGTCGCGGCCACCGCCACGCTGATCAAGTCGGCGGAGGACGCCACCGAGAACGACAAGGGCCCCTACTTCAAGGACGCGAACGGCAAGACCGTACGCACCCTGACGGGACTGCAGACGGACGCGGGCGGCGTGCTCAAGCTCCCGAAGCTGTACTCGGACGACGCCGTCGGCACGTTCCTGCTCCGCGTCACCACGGAGGGCGGCGCGACCCTGACGGTCGAACTGAAGGTGGAGGCACCGGCGACCGCGTCGCCGTCGCCGTCACCGAGCCCCAGCGCGTAA
- a CDS encoding SPW_0924 family protein, whose product MRALIAAATGLVLAFALVFAITALGSQTGKTSPKPMLTTVPAHP is encoded by the coding sequence ATGCGTGCTCTGATCGCCGCCGCGACCGGTCTCGTCCTCGCGTTCGCCCTGGTGTTCGCGATCACGGCGCTGGGTTCGCAGACGGGAAAAACCTCGCCGAAACCGATGCTGACCACGGTCCCCGCACACCCGTGA
- a CDS encoding DUF3068 domain-containing protein → MRRRAGLILLALAMFFAALSPLLRWYAFPRLAKIPANEYQSMVLEAKDATLLDYGTMTERKVDKVTIVQTLKGDVEASEKIEKTVDRDVVVWDGLSYVQGPDGGMVSEIPERYIFDAHTQEPVHAAGEMVDGDPVKRAGLEFKWPFLVEKRDYEYFDAQARTTAPIHYKGTRNFRGLEVYYFEQTIPWTEVPFPRTMPVEGITRETVAKTGTTRWYTTVRKFWVEPTTGAPVYGEEIHKEELRGGTLLGDREKVTAFAGHVKMREDYIEHTVDLIASQRVVVLLMTSYLPWGFLGLAVLLLSLSLYLEARGRRPGEPEPSRPPAPEPVNA, encoded by the coding sequence ATGCGCCGAAGGGCCGGCCTGATCCTGCTCGCGCTCGCCATGTTCTTCGCGGCGCTGTCCCCACTGCTGCGCTGGTACGCCTTCCCGCGCCTGGCCAAGATCCCGGCGAACGAGTACCAGTCCATGGTCCTCGAAGCGAAGGACGCGACCCTCCTCGACTACGGCACGATGACCGAGCGCAAGGTCGACAAGGTCACCATCGTGCAGACCCTCAAGGGCGATGTGGAGGCCTCCGAGAAGATCGAGAAGACGGTCGACCGGGACGTGGTCGTCTGGGACGGCCTCTCCTACGTCCAGGGCCCCGACGGCGGGATGGTCTCCGAGATCCCCGAGCGCTACATCTTCGACGCCCACACCCAGGAACCCGTCCACGCGGCCGGGGAGATGGTGGACGGCGACCCCGTGAAGCGAGCGGGTCTGGAATTCAAATGGCCCTTCCTGGTGGAGAAACGGGACTACGAGTACTTCGACGCCCAGGCCCGCACCACGGCTCCCATCCACTACAAGGGCACACGGAACTTCCGCGGCCTGGAGGTCTACTACTTCGAACAGACCATCCCCTGGACCGAGGTCCCCTTCCCCCGGACCATGCCCGTCGAGGGCATCACCCGGGAAACCGTCGCCAAGACGGGCACGACCCGCTGGTACACCACGGTCCGCAAGTTCTGGGTCGAACCCACCACCGGGGCCCCCGTGTACGGCGAGGAGATACACAAGGAGGAGCTCCGCGGCGGCACACTCCTCGGCGACCGGGAGAAGGTGACCGCGTTCGCCGGCCACGTGAAAATGCGCGAGGACTACATCGAGCACACGGTCGACCTGATCGCCTCCCAGCGCGTCGTGGTCCTCCTGATGACGTCGTATCTCCCCTGGGGCTTCCTGGGCCTGGCCGTTCTGCTGCTGTCCCTCTCCCTCTACCTGGAGGCCCGCGGCCGCAGGCCGGGCGAACCGGAGCCCAGCAGGCCCCCGGCACCCGAGCCGGTCAACGCCTGA
- a CDS encoding ATP-dependent RNA helicase codes for MIRYDALDALPVRGALPGLTDALRTHGTAVLVAPPGTGKTTLVPLALAGLLDGGPVRRVVVAEPRRIAARAAARRMAWLLGEKVGGSVGYTVRGERVVGRHARVEVVTTGVLLQRLQRDQELPGVDVVVLDECHERHLDADTVAAFLLDVREALRPELRLVAASATTDAEGWARLLGGAPVVAAEGVSHPVEVVWAPPVRPVRPPHGMRVDPALLAHVASLVRRALAERQGDVLCFLPGVGEIARVAGQLGGIGDVDVLQVHGRAPAAVQDAVLAGAAGRRVVLATSVAESSLTVPGVRVVVDSGLAREPRVDHARGLSALTTVRASQAAGRQRAGRAGREAPGAVYRCWTEAEDARLPRFPAPEIKVADLTAFALQAACWGDPGALGLALLDPPPGGAMAAAREVLSAIGAVDSAGRATERGVRMSRLGLHPRLARALLDAAPLVGAERAAEVVALLSEEPPREYSDDLAAVLRSARRGGDAYAARWRTEARRLRTASTPAPRGAAGTPGSAVADRSDISAAGAAGVSGVPGGVGGGSHGLLEGDGRSSSPVETGESLRLVSALSSAGGWGNAGDDRVVGLVAALAFPERVAKVDRGSYLMASGTRAEVGDGSGLRGAAWLAVAVADRPVGAGHARVRLGAGIDEGVARDAARMLLSRGEEVRWSEGDVVARRVERLGALELAVRVIRDADPVLVRNALLEGLRVEGLGLLRWSQDAERLRQRLAFLRLRLGEPWPDVSENALHARVDEWLEPELGRARRRADLTRIDAGEALGRLLPWSTGDAVRLDELAPERIEVPSGSRIRIDYADPERPVLAVKLQEMFGLERSPTVAGVPLLVHLLSPAGRPAAVTADLASFWRDGYRAVRAELRGRYPKHPWPEDPAAAEPTRFTNARLRR; via the coding sequence GTGATCCGTTACGACGCCCTGGACGCGCTGCCCGTGCGCGGTGCCCTGCCCGGTCTGACCGACGCTCTTCGGACGCACGGGACGGCCGTGCTCGTGGCGCCGCCGGGCACCGGCAAGACGACGTTGGTGCCGTTGGCGCTGGCGGGGCTGCTGGACGGCGGGCCGGTGCGGCGGGTGGTGGTCGCCGAGCCGCGGCGGATCGCGGCGCGGGCGGCGGCCCGGCGGATGGCGTGGCTGCTGGGCGAGAAGGTCGGCGGGAGCGTCGGCTACACCGTGCGCGGGGAGCGGGTCGTCGGGCGGCACGCGCGCGTGGAGGTCGTCACGACCGGTGTGCTGTTGCAACGCCTCCAGCGGGACCAGGAGCTGCCCGGTGTCGACGTGGTGGTGCTCGACGAGTGCCATGAGCGGCATCTGGACGCGGACACGGTCGCGGCGTTCCTGCTCGATGTGCGGGAGGCGCTGCGGCCCGAGCTGCGGCTGGTGGCGGCGTCGGCGACGACGGACGCGGAGGGCTGGGCCCGGCTGCTGGGCGGGGCGCCGGTGGTCGCGGCGGAGGGCGTGTCGCATCCGGTCGAGGTGGTGTGGGCGCCGCCGGTGCGTCCCGTACGGCCGCCGCACGGGATGCGGGTGGACCCGGCGCTGCTGGCGCATGTGGCGTCGTTGGTGCGGCGCGCTCTGGCCGAGCGGCAGGGGGACGTGCTCTGTTTCCTGCCGGGCGTGGGTGAGATCGCGCGCGTGGCGGGGCAACTGGGCGGAATCGGTGACGTGGATGTGCTCCAGGTGCACGGGCGGGCGCCCGCGGCCGTGCAGGACGCGGTGCTGGCGGGTGCAGCGGGACGCCGGGTGGTCCTGGCGACCTCGGTGGCCGAGTCGTCGCTGACGGTGCCGGGGGTGCGGGTGGTCGTGGACTCAGGGCTGGCCCGGGAGCCGCGTGTCGACCACGCGCGTGGGCTGAGCGCCCTGACGACCGTACGGGCCTCACAGGCGGCCGGGCGGCAGCGTGCCGGGCGCGCGGGGCGTGAGGCCCCCGGTGCGGTCTACCGGTGCTGGACGGAGGCCGAGGACGCCCGTCTGCCGCGTTTCCCGGCGCCGGAGATCAAGGTCGCGGACCTGACGGCGTTCGCCCTCCAGGCGGCCTGCTGGGGCGATCCGGGGGCCTTGGGGCTCGCGCTGCTGGATCCGCCGCCCGGTGGTGCGATGGCGGCGGCGCGGGAGGTCCTGTCTGCCATCGGGGCGGTGGACTCGGCCGGGCGGGCCACGGAGCGCGGCGTACGCATGTCCCGGCTGGGCCTGCACCCCCGGCTGGCCCGGGCCCTCCTGGACGCGGCGCCGCTGGTCGGTGCGGAGCGTGCGGCGGAAGTGGTCGCACTGTTGAGCGAGGAGCCGCCGCGGGAGTACAGCGACGACCTGGCCGCCGTGCTGCGCAGCGCACGGCGCGGGGGTGACGCCTACGCGGCTCGCTGGCGCACGGAGGCACGGCGCCTGCGAACCGCGTCGACGCCCGCGCCCAGGGGCGCTGCCGGGACTCCCGGCAGCGCAGTGGCAGACCGTTCGGATATCTCGGCCGCCGGAGCCGCGGGCGTGTCCGGGGTCCCGGGTGGTGTCGGTGGCGGGAGTCATGGGCTTCTTGAGGGCGACGGCCGTTCCTCGTCCCCGGTGGAAACCGGGGAGTCCCTTCGGCTGGTGTCGGCCCTCAGCAGCGCCGGTGGGTGGGGGAACGCCGGGGACGACCGGGTCGTCGGGCTTGTCGCCGCGCTCGCGTTTCCCGAGCGGGTCGCCAAGGTGGACCGGGGCTCGTATCTGATGGCGTCCGGTACGCGGGCCGAGGTCGGGGACGGGTCGGGGTTGCGCGGGGCGGCCTGGCTCGCCGTGGCCGTCGCCGATCGGCCGGTCGGTGCCGGGCACGCGCGTGTACGGCTCGGGGCCGGGATCGACGAGGGGGTCGCGCGGGACGCGGCACGCATGTTGCTCAGCCGGGGTGAGGAGGTGCGCTGGAGCGAGGGGGACGTCGTCGCGCGGCGGGTCGAGCGGCTGGGGGCCCTGGAGTTGGCGGTGCGAGTGATCAGGGATGCCGACCCCGTCCTCGTACGGAACGCGCTGCTCGAAGGGCTGCGGGTCGAAGGGCTCGGGCTGTTGCGGTGGTCGCAGGATGCCGAGCGGTTGCGGCAGCGGCTCGCGTTTCTGCGGCTTCGTCTCGGGGAGCCCTGGCCCGACGTCTCCGAAAACGCCCTCCACGCGCGCGTGGACGAGTGGCTGGAGCCGGAGCTCGGCCGGGCCCGGCGGCGGGCCGACCTCACGCGGATCGACGCCGGGGAGGCGCTCGGCCGGTTGCTGCCCTGGAGCACCGGAGACGCCGTACGGCTGGACGAGTTGGCGCCGGAGAGGATCGAGGTGCCCAGTGGGTCCAGGATCCGGATCGACTACGCCGACCCCGAGCGGCCCGTACTCGCCGTGAAGTTGCAGGAGATGTTCGGGCTTGAGCGGTCGCCGACGGTCGCCGGGGTGCCGCTGCTCGTGCATCTGCTGTCTCCCGCCGGACGGCCCGCCGCGGTCACCGCCGATCTCGCGTCGTTCTGGCGGGACGGGTACCGAGCCGTACGGGCGGAGTTGCGCGGGCGGTATCCGAAGCATCCGTGGCCCGAGGATCCGGCGGCGGCCGAGCCGACCCGGTTCACCAACGCGCGGCTCAGGCGTTGA
- a CDS encoding class I SAM-dependent methyltransferase — translation MTPFGRVAPLGLRKSTTREPIIQEPEEFEPEATRRLAGATESSRANRGWWDRNADDYQIEHGTFLGDDRFVWGPEGLDEIEAELLGPAEDLKEKDVLEIGAGAAQCARWLAAQGARPVALDISHRQLQHALRIGGSFPLVCADAGALPFADGSFDLACSAYGALPFVADPVRVLREVRRVLRPGGRFVFSVTHPIRWAFPDEPGPEGLSVSASYFDRTPYVEQDDEGRAVYVEHHRTVGDRVRDVVASGFRLVDLVEPEWPAWNTSEWGGWSPLRGNLIPGSAIFVCERD, via the coding sequence GTGACGCCGTTCGGACGGGTTGCGCCACTTGGGTTACGGAAGAGTACGACGAGGGAGCCGATCATCCAAGAGCCCGAAGAGTTCGAGCCGGAAGCCACCCGACGCCTGGCCGGGGCCACGGAGAGTTCCCGGGCCAACCGGGGCTGGTGGGACCGGAACGCGGACGACTACCAGATAGAGCACGGCACGTTCCTCGGGGACGACCGTTTCGTGTGGGGCCCCGAGGGGCTCGACGAGATCGAGGCCGAGCTGCTGGGGCCGGCCGAGGACCTGAAGGAGAAGGACGTCCTGGAGATCGGCGCCGGCGCCGCGCAGTGCGCGCGCTGGCTGGCCGCTCAGGGGGCCCGTCCGGTGGCCCTGGACATCTCCCACCGCCAGCTCCAGCACGCTCTGCGCATCGGAGGATCGTTCCCTCTGGTGTGCGCCGACGCGGGCGCGCTGCCCTTCGCGGACGGCTCCTTCGACCTGGCGTGCTCGGCGTACGGGGCGCTGCCGTTCGTCGCCGACCCGGTGCGGGTGCTGCGCGAGGTGCGCCGTGTGCTGCGTCCCGGTGGCCGTTTCGTCTTCTCGGTGACCCATCCGATCCGCTGGGCGTTCCCGGACGAGCCGGGCCCGGAGGGTCTGTCGGTCTCGGCCTCGTACTTCGACCGCACTCCGTACGTCGAGCAGGACGACGAGGGCCGTGCGGTGTACGTCGAGCACCACAGGACGGTCGGCGACCGCGTCCGGGACGTCGTCGCGTCCGGTTTCCGGCTGGTGGACCTGGTCGAGCCGGAGTGGCCCGCCTGGAACACCTCGGAGTGGGGCGGCTGGTCGCCGCTGCGCGGGAACCTGATCCCGGGTTCGGCGATCTTCGTGTGCGAGCGGGACTGA